In the genome of Dermacentor andersoni chromosome 3, qqDerAnde1_hic_scaffold, whole genome shotgun sequence, one region contains:
- the LOC140216527 gene encoding uncharacterized protein, with translation MNDVNSSDRVSVALPLSSINRYVDKACETSRCLTEAEEVYYAGHVFECAVETAENARFDFLAFVLQTTAINSAPHEVKITVCDAVVDRGSCSCKAGKYKCKHIVALLLHINAARTFDKLSPTDQPQKWGKEHKERVNQKYEPRAIADLPCAKKAKIKKTAQLEGNILERLLENVSYQCAAKMHLDRGTELATEAMLEPIIEPGCSTSEPAPRDLTLISSLQELRSFLGISGEVTTEELLEHLQESKSHEDVIMIEKLTRDQAKSSLWLRHRVGMITASIAYSIFTLVKTLRTPMGPHGLGPLLKKVMRQNNVRTATMCRGSALEGSARKCSQSQRAIIIISLFTPTAGNVSVETYQVVGPDGGRNGILRTFFQ, from the exons ATGAATGACGTAAACAGCAGTGATCGTGTTTCAG TTGCATTACCGCTGAGCAGCATCAACCGGTATGTGGACAAGGCGTGCGAGACGAGCCGGTGCCTCACTGAGGCGGAGGAGGTTTATTATGCGGGCCACGTCTTTGAGTGCGCCGTCGAAACAGCTGAGAACGCTCGTTTCGACTTTCTGGCGTTCGTCTTGCAAACGACTGCTATCAACAGTGCTCCGCATGAAGTGAAGATTACTGTTTGCGACGCGGTGGTAGATCGAGGCAGCTGTTCGTGCAAAGCAGG AAAATACAAGTGTAAACACATTGTAGCTCTACTGCTGCATATTAATGCTGCCAGGACTTTCGACAAGCTCTCGCCAACTGACCAGCCACAGAAGTGGGGCAAGGAGCACAAAGAGCGTGTTAACCAAAAGTATGAGCCAAGAGCTATAGCCGACCTTCCATGTGCAAAGAAG GCGAAAATCAAAAAGACTGCCCAGCTGGAAGGCAACATACTTGAAAGACTTCTGGAGAATGTCAGCTATCAATGTGCAGCAAAAATGCACTTAGACAGAGGTACTGAATTAG CAACAGAAGCCATGTTGGAGCCAATCATAGAACCAGGATGTTCCACTTCTGAGCCAGCACCCAGAGACTTAACACTCATTAGTTCTTTGCAGGAGTTAAGAAGTTTTCTTGGCATCAGTGGTGAAGTGACAACCGAAGAGCTACTTGAACACTTGCAGGAAAGCAAGAGTCACGAAGACGTTATAATGATTGAAAAGTTAACACGAGATCAGGCAAAATCTAGTCTCTGGTTGCGCCACAGGGTAGGCATGATCACAGCTTCTATTGCCTACAGCATATTTACCCTTGTAAAGACGTTGAGGACACCGATGGGCCCTCATGGTTTGGGACCCTTGCTAAAGAAAGTGATGCGGCAGAATAATGTTCGCACAGCAACAATGTGTCGTGGCAGTGCACTCGAAGGCAGTGCAAGAAAGTGTTCTCAAAGCCAgcgagccatcatcatcatcagcctgtttacgcccactgcagg